Part of the Sander lucioperca isolate FBNREF2018 chromosome 1, SLUC_FBN_1.2, whole genome shotgun sequence genome is shown below.
acacacacacacacacacacacacacacgtacatacatacatacatcttgAAATTCCACTGCTTAAGATAACCCCTACAGATTTgtctaattttttatttatgtgcttctgtgtatgttttgtgtggtTTCCCGCCCCTGCGCTTGGAACAGTGTGCAGTGATGAGCTGACCCATAAGTACAAGGGTTTCACAGTCATGACGGAGATTGAACGTTATGAAGCGTTGAGACACTGCCGCTATGTTGACGAGGTTTTGAGAGACGCACCCTGGACTCTCACACCGGAGTTCCTAGAGAAacacaaggtgtgtgtgtgtgtgtgtgtgtgtgtgtgtgtgtgtgtgtgggggtgtttgCAGTATCTGAGTGTTACTGTAAACTGTGCATGAAGTATCAGGGGCTGCAATCACAATAGGAGTTACCCACAAAGCATTTTAGCACTAAGCtatatctatctttctatctaatgcaattcaatttaatttacgtttttattcaatcaatatttaaattaatatttttctATATTTAATGATTCATTTTGTAATCTAATGTAGTCTCATCAAATCCAGTCTAGTTCCTTTTCACGCTCCTTTTGATGAATTAATGAATAGTTAATTTCACCTTCACCGACAACAGAGCAGTCAACTTATTATTGTAGACATTCTGTAGTACATCAGTATATAAACATGATGTCATCTGTAGCAATGAGGTCAAACCCTCAGTAGCTTTACGAATAGCTTAAGGAGGAAACTCTCAGCAAGGAACTTTTAGCGCCATTTACGAGAACTCCTAGTGGTAAGACACTTTTGTGTTGAATGCATGTGCGGccaaaaaaaaccttttcatGGACTACTTTAAGTATGTATACTTTGCATAACTCTAACCTACTGTAAGTTCATGTCAGTCTGCCATACAGTCATGTCCCTTTATCTTTTCTCAGATCGATTTTGTGGCTCACGATGACATCCCATACTCCTCAGCAGGAAGTGAGGACGTTTATAAACACATTAAGGAGGCAGGTCAGTGTGTGATAATAGGAAGATAAAATGGCTTGTGCATTTCCTTTTAAAATATACCTTGAACAGTTTTcaaattctgtgtttttgtacGTATGTGCCAGGGATGTTTGTGCCTACACAACGGACTGAGGGAATCTCAACATCTGACTTGATCACAAGAATTGTGAGAGACTATGACGTCTACGCCCGACGCAACCTCCAACGTGGCTACACGGCCAAGGAGCTTAACGTCAGCTACATTAACGTAAGAGCATGATCAGTTATTCATATCACCATGATGGTATAATGGAAGACATCTCTGTATGCAACTACGTATTGCAagatatataaaatatgcaaatTCACTTTTCCATCAAAGATCATTTAGCCTAATTGATATGACACCAAAGTGCCTGAATAGTcaagaaaacattttacattttgtgtttgaCTGGAATTAatggtgctgtaggtaggattgtgaagatccaggactttgaacatcgacaacttctcagtccctctcccctttccactaaagcccaaaatggtctcctaagcccctccccccacaagggagaatgaatgcgtgtgcatgagcagtgatttacacgcagttagacaccccccctggccctgattggtgcatctgaacagggagatgtggatttttgcaaatcacactacaggctgtaggtggtgccagaggagccagacctttttttaaattacctgctttatgtagttctactcggacatagggtcagtttcagcaaatatgacagaaagttagttttataagtcttacctactgcatctttaattgCTTGAAATGATTTATACTCCCTTTACAATTTTTAACGAGTCAGGGTACAAAGACTCATTTCTGATTGAGGTTCTGGTTCTTCAGggatgtgtttatgtgtaacACCGGCATAATGGCTTTTCCTCAACATTTAATCCCCTCAGGAGAAGAAGTACCGGCTGCAGAACCAAGTGGACCGCATGAAGGAGAAGGTTCGCACGGTTGAGGAGAAGAGCAAACATTTTGTTTACCGTGTGGAGGAGAAGAGTCACGACCTCATTCAGAAGTGGGAAGAGAAATCCAGAGAGTTTATCGGCAACTTCCTAGAACTTTTTGGCCCTGATGGGACTTGGGTAAGTACAGTAACCCATTGATAAAGGCAAAAATAACTGTCACCATCGTTATAATCACTGTCATCATCGTTGCTATTTTTTCTTTAGAGTCATCTTTCTCTATATTGAAGCTTTGTTCGGGAGAACACCTTTGAGTATTGTCAGATAGTATTTGATATTAAAAAGGGCTTTTTGATGCATGgacctctttttcttttctccctctGTCCATGAACAGAAACAGGTGTTTCAGGAGCGCAGTGGACGAATGCTGTCCTACGCTTTGTCTCCCCGAGAGTCGCCCTGCAACAGTCCTCCCCGCGAACTGTCCCCCCTGCGCTCTCCCTCACCCCCGTCTCCCCCCGCCCGCTGGCACAATGCACGGCCCTCACCCCCAACCTCCCCCAAAGGAGCATCTGCCTCTATAAGCAGCATGAGTGAAGGTGATGAAGATGAGAAGTAGATGGATtgttgaacacacacatacacacacacacacacacacacacacacacacacacacacacacacacacacacacacacacacacacacacttcactcaTAGTACACTGCCTGAgaactgctcacacacacaaacacatatactcTGACAAACACTGGCTGGATACTGAAACAGTTATCCTCAAGGAAGTTGCTAATATGCAAGGCAGATGGGGATCATGGGAAATGAAGTTCTGTGCCACAGAGCTAAGAAGCCCTCGCTGTCTCTGTTGTCCAGGCAACCAAGCAGACAGGTGAAAGAGAAACGAAGAAGAGGATTTATGTACACAGTGTCGCATATCCTAAGAAGGTCCAGAATGCTTTGCGGCATCTTTCGAGAGGATTTGCTTTGGATTGTCCAGTGCTTATAGAGACTGTCCACCAGCCTGCTCATAATATCACCTGATTGTTTAATGTCCTATTCTGTTTAGtttagctttttattttttaagatgcCAAGATTTCGTGTAACTACTGTAACCACTAGATGTGAATAGGCACAAAGTTACAGAACATTGTGTTTGATGTTCAGTTTAACAGTTCATGTGAAACGACAGGAACTGGATTCATTCTCCACGGAGTCATTTTGCTCTTGTTAAACTGAGAGTTAGGATTTACACTGCACACCCTAGTTTAGCAGAGGTGATGTTTTGGACAGCCTCTTGGCACTAAAACACATATTTGGTGCTAGTTTGCACCATTTTAACATAAATGGTTGGCAAGGAATATAGAATCAGTGATCCACAATTATTGATTCACTTGTTCCCACGCTACTGATATAACCACTAATACAGATTAAACTAATCCCTCAGAAAATCATAAGAAATTAAAATAAGCCGGTGGAATAGCAGCCTGTATGATCCTGAAATGTATCCAAAACTTAGATGAttggtggggaaaaaaaaactctagTGAAAGACGACTGAATTTGGGAGGTGGTTTTCATCACCTCAGTTGTACAGCTTCTAATCCTTACTTTAAAGTTCATGTGAAGAAAAATAagctttgaaatgaaaatggaaATCAGTTCTGTCATAAAGTTAGACACTAAAACGAGCCCCTTTAGATCTGAGTCTTGGACTTCACCTATTGATGGTGAtgagatagaaaaaaaacagccttcATTTATTAGCTTCTTGAATGTAAACTGAGTCATTGAGGCCGCACCTACAGTAGAGAATACATGTAATCACTCTAATTTCTGGTCACATgccatacaaacacacaaatcctTTATCATCACAGTCGTTCAGTAGGTCACACAAATATCACGTCTCGCAGTAATCCATCAGTAGAAACATTTGTGGATTTTCAGCATTAAAAAgccatgtgttttgttttttttgacagtttgtcATGTTTTATCATTAAGGTTTAGCCGACATTCCTGCTTTTTGGAATTTGATGTCAGCTGTTAATCAAATCCGGCAAACTTGGAGATGCAGCCTTTCTTAATAGGATTCTGATGATACTTGAAATATACAATTGTTAAAGCCCTCTAGGTGAACTGTCAGTTCCTAAAATGCCAGATCATCACCCTGTTTTATTTGCTATTATTGGAAATGTATGTgataactttatttttattttttgctcagGTCTGCTCATTCATGTCAGGCGGGAACAGACCTCTCTTCCACCcaaacaatacaataaataccCCCAATGCAATGTAGAGACCTAACGTCCTGTACGCACTACATGTTAATCTGCACTATATGGACAAACTTTGGgcattgtgtgtctttttttattttttaaatttcaatgtTCAAAACGGCTTGAtatgtaaataaattaaaaaaaaagctataactGAATGTGAATTAAAAGTGCATTTCACCTTATCAAATCACAAGATGCAAAAACATAATCACACATGGATCGCACACGACACCAGTTTTCTTTATTGTCGGGTTTGACAAGTTGATCTCATGCTGAATCACACCATTAAGACtgttctatcacttttttggtaTAGAGTTGCATATGTTTGCGTGACCACCTCCACAGTGAGGAGTTCATGcaaatattaatacatttgttcAAGATGGAGGTACAGTAGGATGGAAAACGATCACTCCACACTGGCTGCATGAACAGCACATTAATAGTTAAATACACCATATTTTCTAAAATACCAGAGGAACAGTAAAGGTTGACGACTACAGAAGATGAAACAACCTCGGGCCTCCAAATCACACAACTGGAATTGAAACTTTGAAAAGGTGTGAACTTTGCCAACAGTCTTTTAAATGTGATTAGAACTGATTAAAGGTGGTAAACTGAGTCATCTAAACGAAGAGGACTGTTGTCTCTAGCGTATAAAACTTCCATACAGCAGGTTTGTCACCGAGCATCAGTGAGACTGGCAGGTTACGAAGGCATTGGCAGTGGTGAAATCTTTCAGTGAGGCTGAAAAGCGGCGAACCTACAGGACGAGGACGCTTTCCATACTGAATTCTTCATTTACACTCCTTTCTTTTCACATCAGATGGAGCTAAAGAagatgagagaaagaagggACTTAAGATTATTGGAATTCTTAACAAATGGTTTGGGGCCATGTTTGATTTAGGTGTGGTCTCTGAAATGATTGTATAAAACTTATTTGAaggatatatatttatgtgtttgtgtgtgtaggtttaGTAAAGTGCATTAACAAGTTCCTAAGTGTGATTCATATGACAAAAATCGGATGGTTTGACGTAATATTTCAGTATCAAGAGGTTGCAGGGATTAGTGGCTCCTTTAACCACGTGGAATCTCCCCTGCTGGTATTTTTCAAACCCTGCTTGATTTCCTTATGTTTAAATAAGGAAAATGAGGTGGACTGTCCACACATTTTTAgaaacaattagagaaaaatcATTTAATGATCACTAAAAGTAATGCTCCTTCAATGTGTAAGctaagaaaaaaaaggtaaaagaaAACAGTGCACAAGCCTGAAAAAGCAGTTCTTTAACTGTGTCCCTGGATAAAATAAATAGGTTACACTttcttgaaggtatctacataagagtgacatgacactgtcatgaacgtgtcataaacattataaacacgtcataaacgtttatgacataacgcttctgtcagacggtttttgtcatgacaagttagggttagggttagagtaagggttcatgtgtcatgacagtgtcatgtgttcatgacactgtcatgtcactcttatgtagataccttcaagtaaagtgttaccaatatATGTAAACCTGTCAGGTATCAATTCCCTCTGCATTTTCACTCAAGGTAATGagtaacttttaaaaaaaaagcacattttaaaaacacaagCTTTTAGACTTTTAGAAGACTATTAGTATTAGTGATACTACTAGTGAGACACAAGGCTGACTGGATGAAGCACTGTTAGGGTAATAAGTCCAAGCTGTGAGCATGTTGCGTGTATATATCCACCATGGTAGGTGTAAAATGTTTGCAGGATGGAGTGTAAAAAGAATATGTAATACTTTATTCCCAGTTTTATAGTCCTCGTCAGATGCAACAGGTCCATTCCTCTCTGTGAGGGCTCTACAATACATCATGCTGGTGTGGTTGAAGCTACTAGGCATTTCATAAGCATCTTACAGATTCTCCTTTGGTCCGTTAGTCGTTGTTAAATCAGGGTGCAGAGCTGGCTTGCAAGCAGAAAAGGCTGATGAGGGTCAGTACTGTGTCTGTGGGTGTTGTCAACTTCTCTGGGTGAATtggtaaaatataaacaaacaaaactttATTTCTCTAACATTCTCCCAATATAAATTAACTTCAAGTTCCGGTAGAGCCTTTAAGGCAGAACATCAAATATGTTAGAAGTAAGGCTTCCTGTCTTTGACATAAAAGAAAACTTACACAGctttgaaaaataatgtgtcTTGATGCATTGCTTCTTATACTTTCCCAAAAATAGTTATTGTTTTTCTCAATCTAAAGGCAATCCTGTCTTTTCCCCAGGCTTAAATACTAAACAAGTCTTTACTATGCCAATGACACACTGGCCTAATTGTGCGTTCAGTCAAAAGTGTCTCCCAAAGGAAGAAAATGAAACCTCGTCCTCTTTCCATTCACAGTGAAACTCAAACCCCCTGACTCTGCTTGTGTTTGAGAGGGAGAAAACAGAATGCAAGCCTTTACTGACGGTGAGAAAGACGCTCAATCAGCAGTGCTTGGCTTATTCAGCCACAGGGAGCAGTGGCCTAGTCAGCAAAGAGGAGCCAGGCCAAaactgtgtgtgagacagagggagaggtgaTGGTGATGCAGTGAATTTAGCTTGAAGTAATGGCCAAATAGAGGAGATAAAGATTCACAAATTTCTCTTGACTAAATGACAGCGGGGATCTATAAATCAGAAGAGGTTCATTTTAAACTCCATCTTGGGAGAGCCACTGGTGATGATACAACAGTGAAATCTACGCTGATGAATGTCATTGCCATTGGGTACAGATATACAAGGGCATCCATCTTTTCCAAAGCTTTAACCACAGGAATGTAAAAAGCAAGTCTGATCTTAAACCAAGCATTTACCCAAGGGCAACATTTCATCGTACATGCTCTGAGCAGAGGACGGGCATTTGGGCTCCCAGCAGAGGGCCGGGTTAGTGGGGTCAGGCAGAGTTATCTGGCTTTGTATTTGGACTTGCTGGCATCACGTGGCTCTTTGCTGGGGTTGCTCCAGTCGTCCGCCTCGGGGCTGGTTTTATAATGCCGCCACGCTGACTTGTTGAAGACAGGCAGACGCTCAAAGGACTCGCTGGACAGGGCCTTTAAATGGAGGAACAAACACACAAGAGCCAATAAGAACTCACAgtaatttatcttttttttttttttaagatcaagtttttattgttttttatatttttaaacatacagaacagacaaacacaattgaacaagaacaacaaccctctcctaccccccaccctctgcggtctcgaggaaaacaaaaacaaacaaaaacaaaaatcacaccttgcctagtagctctcctctaattcttgtgatgctgaggtcattaggactgatacttgtgctgctgcgtttcTCCATAGGTCTATAatcgatgatttggctttgttaatccttgctgtagagagctcaagcataactatgtccagaaaatacggcaaccactgttttatacaaagcgagtgggggggggggcagcgctgagctatcattttcttggtcgtGGTTGatccggctagccaaattttcctctgtctctcaagtaggtgtaatttagagtcatcatttagtaacaaaacaatcgggtcagtaggaattcgacatcctatcacatcagatattattgatgttgttttattccagaactcatgcacctgttcacactcccagaccatgtgcaggaaagttccagtttgttcaggttggcagaacgtgcaatagggagtaggaatgactttagagacttATCTCTCCTGAGGAGTCCAgtatgtcctatggcatatgttgaagtggatctgctggtgatttgggttcttggaacagtgggaaatgttgtcccaaaacAGTAATTTATCTTTGAAGGAATAGTTTTGATGTTTGGCTCCTTGCCAAAACTTAGATGATGCTAAATATTAAAACTGGAGCCAGAGATGATTAGCTTAGGTTATCATAAAGACTAGCagcaaggggaaacagctagttgACACTGACACAGGCAgcctagctgtttccccttgctTGCAGCCTTTATTCTAAGTTAAGCTGAGCCAATCGTCTTCTGCATCTAGCGTTATACTTAAAAGTGACAGATGAAagtggtattaatcttctcatctaactcttggcaaaaaaaaataaaaaaataaatgcaatgaTGGTATTTCCCAAAAATcaatcaaactattcctttaaagacTGAACTAGCTGAGTCCTGTCATCGGGAGACAGAAAAACCATCACAACACGCTCCACATTTGACTATCCCACTTTACCTTCAGATAGATGACAGCATCGGTGCCAACGCCCTCCATGGAGTAGAGTTTCAGGTCCCCCTGGAAGTATCGGGCATAGAGCCTAGAAATCGGCAAACCATAGCCAAAACCAGCCTGAATGGGGGAGGGAGAGTGACAAGATTTAATTTCCCCAATGGCATGCCATATATTACAAATGTACCAACTAAAAAAGTTTTGAAATGTGGTCACCAGGGTCAATActaatttgtttgtgtgtgtgtgtgtgtgtgtgtgtgtgtgtgtgtgtgtgtgtgtgtgtgtgtaccagtgGGACAGCCCCTGGCTCCAGGCTTGGTGTAGGAGCAGTGGAGTACATGTAGTTAAACAGGCGGTCTATCTTCCTCAGAGggactcctcctcctctgtcgcTGATCTGAAGACGACAAGTGGGTGAGATGGAGCGAGAGACCACAAATGTTTGTCtgatgtgtgtgtacttgtgtactGATTTACCTTTATAGAAAGATCCTCTTTACCCAGAGTGACTTTTGCCTTTACTGGTGGCAATGCCTCTTCACTGTTCTCATGAAGCTCTACTGTGGCTCTCATTGAGTTCTGTAAACACCCACAGAGTTAATGAACTCAGCACAAGTAGTTATAGAATTGCATAGTCGCATTgcaatttaattacatttaaagaGCGTTTAAGTAGTTAAGTTCCTGCCACAGATGCTGCACTGCTCACCTTGAAGAGCTCAAACAGCATGTGGAACAGATGGGAGGGCACATACACTGCCTGGATGGGCTTTTTAGGGGCCTTCACTGGAAGTCAAGAATgaaagggggggtggggggggggggggaagaagaTCACACACAAAGCTGGTGATCATTACAGATCTAAATCTGGACTCCAGAGCTGCACCCATACGCAGAGAGAACACAATGCTTCACTACAGCGGTGTGACAGATTACAGGGAGAAAAACGGTCAAATTCAtggagcaaaaaataaaaaactcttACTGTTGAACTCTTCAATCTTCAGCTCGGGAGCAGCCAAGTAGTACTTCTCACACAGCATCTTGGCTGTGTCGTAGGCATCTGATAGAAAAGGGGAAACAAAACGAGTCAGGGCAGAATGTGCAGAACTATTCATTGATTACATTTGGACTCCTGTCGCAGGTTGATAATGTAGCTTCTGTTCCTCGCTGGGTCACTGAGAGTGCAGCTCTGGATCCACGCTGCTGGAATTTTTAAAAAACTATCATTATGTAAACACGCCGTTTAGAGCAGATGAACTTGTTTGATTTGTGTCACTGCTGATAGTCGCTGGTGTGATATAGCTCCGTTTCCCATAAGCACTGTGCAAATATTTGcaacaaagcaaaaaaatatTCCCACAGTAAAGAGAATACAGTACAGTGGTCTGATGATTTTAAACTCACCACTGACAACTTCAGCCACACTGCAGGTGGGATCAATACTGCCTATGTGTTTCGGATGGGCAGGGTTGGTGTCGTTACCAAACAGGAGAGctgcacagaaaaacacagaaataaaagtTAACTTGCTACTACGATAGACAGTATGCTTGTGATCCAAATAAATCAAATAGGTTTTTGAGACTCACTGTGCTGGTTGATGAGCATGCGGAAAGAGATGCGGTTGGTGTAGAAGCGGTCAAGGAAGTACTGGATGTTGCTGCTGATAAAGGGGTCAAAGCCAAACTTCTCCTTGTACTCGATGACTCCCTGAGCCATGGTGGGAACCACGTCGTTGTGACGGTTACGGATCTCAATCAAGAGCTCCAGGAATCTTGGATACATCAATAATGTCATTTAGAGATGAGTCAACGAGGTTGAGGCTCATGCACATATTTCTATCATCTAATTGCTTAACAGTCTCTTATGTTTTTTGCTATTTTGGAGGCCAGAAACAAGTTCAGTCAGGATGAGTACAAAGGTTAATACcacagttgatttttttttttcatttccaatGTACCAAACAGATCTTTGAAGTTTGTTCTCTAAACAGACGGCCTTATCTAAATTCCTGTCTGTGTTTATGAGTGATGTGTGGCTGTTTATCTCACGGGCATAGTTACAGCATAAACACACACCGTTACCTGTGCCGTCAGCAGAGATTGATGCGTGCTACGGGGATTAGCTGCAGTGGACTCCGGACATAAAGCCAGTATGCAACAGCTGGGTGGCTGACAAAGCTGTACTTAATAGACGTGCTTGCATTTATTATAAATCATTAATGAAGGCAATATCCACTCACTCATTCAAAGCGTGAGGGTCCTCTGGCTTTCTGTTCTCATAATCCAGCAGCTCCACGAAGCTCTGCATGTACCTAATAAAACAGAGGTCAAAAGGcaacttttacacacacatacacacttatcAAAAAAACTACTTCTACTATAAACCTTATCGTCCGGAAGCAATATAAAGTGTATTTCTAGAGGAAGTGTCTcaccatttctgcaccagtctgATGGAGGGCTGACTGAGCAGGTTATCTGGCAGCAGATTGACCTCTCTCATGGTGTTGGCCAGCCGCACCGGCAGCTCCTTACGCAGGAACATGTAGGATGTTTTTTCACAAGCATTGTCCCtgcctaaaaaaaaatcaaatccaAATAATATTTGTCAAAGCTGCACCATTAAAAGTGACAAGAATATCTGGAAAGTCTGGTCGAGTTTTCACTCGTGCGAGTGAACTTTTCCTGCCAAGAAACATATTCAGGATTGCAAAATTCACCTTTCCTCTTTCAGTTAACAAAACCACCAGACTTCTTTGGCATGACAAACCCTAACAAAAATGGAATAATGCCAAAATACAATTGTTATCAACCTTTAGATATTTCTGAGAAGTTTCGTTTTCATCCTTAGACAAAGatttgtcaaataaaaaaatactttacatGTAAAGTTCTATACCAAAGTGACTGGTAGAGGAGGTAAACATACCAGCTAACACGGCTCTAATGTAGGCTGTATTCAGTTTCAATTTTCAACATGTAATATGATACCTTAAACTCTGCTAACATGCTCAAAACAGTTTTACTGCCCACCAACATTAGCTTGAACTATACAAGGAAATCATAGATCCTGTTACCCAGTAGAGAGGGGGAGTCATGGAGAGGTTAGGGGGATTTATGTTGCAGATCTAAACAAGGAAAACGGAAGTACTGTGGCGTAATGTTAAATGTCTTTCTTATAAATGACTATGACTTTGCATTTTTTACTTCTACCCTCAACCAAAATGCTATTTACACAGCCCAGCCAGATTCCCATAGAAACATGTGGACCCTATTAACCCTCAGCAGAGAAAACCACTGGGGAAAGTGCCTTTAAGTTCTTACAGCTTCTCCGACAGAGAAGACACAGTAATGTGGTGTTTTAGTTTCGTTGACTAGATGATCTGGCAGAATGAAAGAATATGTACAATCATCTATGCTCAAAGGAACGGCTTCCCCTGATTCTGCAATATTACAGGTGGGCTCTTAAATTATAAAATGGGGTAATAATGAAACCACCAAATACTGactcagccacacacacacacacacacacaccctgtagCTGATGACTGGATGATGTTTCATTTGTTCCCTTCTGAGACATGCCCAAGGCCTACATATTGTTGGCCTTATTGCTCTTCATGAACAATTACTGCTAACGAAATCCTTGCTGTGGTTCTTAATACAAAACAAGTCCCGCATTCTTCCTGTACTTGCACATCCAATCTCCAGTTGTGAGAACAAATTACGTAACAGAGATGACTGTGTTTAATCAGATGGATTAAGAAAAGCCTTGAGCTGGCCAGCAACACTGTCATCTTGCGTTTCAAGTCTCATGTCAGAGTCTGACACAGTTATTGACTCTacatgcagagagagaaaaacactgCAGATACAAAGAAATACCCTTTAAAAAGACCCTTCGTGTAACTTTCATTTGTGTAATACTACACTACAATGATCCTGGCTCTGAAATCAGCTCTTAAAGATTAAAATACACCTTAAAAAGATGAGTAAACATGAGTAAAGCCATTTAAATACGGGGGTGTTCATCGGCCACTGCATACGTGCTGTTGTACCAGTCTGAGTGAAACTACCTGCATGAAGCAAGGTGTCCAGTGTCCACATAGTATGTAAACCTGCATCAGAAAGCTGTCATGCAGATCCATTAGTACTTTGTTTTGGGTGACTTAAGTGAAGTAAACACCAAATGCAGACGCCACATGTGATAATAACATAGGTATAATGTTTCATGGCAGCTTATACAATACTCTTCTACTATTAATAACAAGGcgtacgtgcagtttagtgtcccaaattatttttccaaaaactgaaTAATAGATTAACTGTAGCACTTAATATGTACAGaaataatgaatacaattataAAATACAAGGCCCCTAATTGTCTTCCTTATGAGCAAGTCATTCCTATAAGATGAGAGCGTTGCTACTCACCAAAATCCAAAAACTGCTTAATGGAGAGCGGGGACGGCGAGAATCTGGAGTAATACTCGATTTTGGTGTTAATGTTTTTTAGCAGAGACACGAAGATCCTCATTTTGAAAGTTTATTGATGATGTCTGGATGTGACCGTGATAATGAGATTTAGAAAAAACACGAGCATTTCACCCCCGCCGGTATGCTGACAGCCACACGGACAGTCTCTCATTGGCGTCCGCATTTGTCCCAGTCCGCGGGCTGAAACTAAGTGATGAATAAATGTCCATAAGGATACAGATAGGACAAAAACAATATGTTCTAAAGAGGGCTTCCTGGAtctacataaacacacagatcaGCTCAACACTGTCAAGCTAGTCGGAATCCAACATTGACGTCCGGTtacggttttcaaaataaaacaacaagctgtCACGTGTATGTCT
Proteins encoded:
- the LOC116037948 gene encoding choline-phosphate cytidylyltransferase B isoform X2, whose product is MVKQRRIRSNSCCSAVAPLCCRRGPLKTLTKPAIFARETSCDCRAPHEKLTIAQARRGTPVDRPVRVYADGIFDLFHSGHARALMQAKNLFPNTYLIVGVCSDELTHKYKGFTVMTEIERYEALRHCRYVDEVLRDAPWTLTPEFLEKHKIDFVAHDDIPYSSAGSEDVYKHIKEAGMFVPTQRTEGISTSDLITRIVRDYDVYARRNLQRGYTAKELNVSYINEKKYRLQNQVDRMKEKVRTVEEKSKHFVYRVEEKSHDLIQKWEEKSREFIGNFLELFGPDGTWVFQERSGRMLSYALSPRESPCNSPPRELSPLRSPSPPSPPARWHNARPSPPTSPKGASASISSMSEGDEDEK
- the pdk3a gene encoding pyruvate dehydrogenase (acetyl-transferring) kinase isozyme 3, mitochondrial, with amino-acid sequence MRIFVSLLKNINTKIEYYSRFSPSPLSIKQFLDFGRDNACEKTSYMFLRKELPVRLANTMREVNLLPDNLLSQPSIRLVQKWYMQSFVELLDYENRKPEDPHALNEFLELLIEIRNRHNDVVPTMAQGVIEYKEKFGFDPFISSNIQYFLDRFYTNRISFRMLINQHTLLFGNDTNPAHPKHIGSIDPTCSVAEVVSDAYDTAKMLCEKYYLAAPELKIEEFNMKAPKKPIQAVYVPSHLFHMLFELFKNSMRATVELHENSEEALPPVKAKVTLGKEDLSIKISDRGGGVPLRKIDRLFNYMYSTAPTPSLEPGAVPLAGFGYGLPISRLYARYFQGDLKLYSMEGVGTDAVIYLKALSSESFERLPVFNKSAWRHYKTSPEADDWSNPSKEPRDATPSDVKRKECK
- the LOC116037948 gene encoding choline-phosphate cytidylyltransferase B isoform X1; protein product: MVKQRRIRSNSCCSAVAPLCCRRGPLKTLTKPAIFARETSCDCRAPHEKLTIAQARRGTPVDRPVRVYADGIFDLFHSGHARALMQAKNLFPNTYLIVGVCSDELTHKYKGFTVMTEIERYEALRHCRYVDEVLRDAPWTLTPEFLEKHKIDFVAHDDIPYSSAGSEDVYKHIKEAGMFVPTQRTEGISTSDLITRIVRDYDVYARRNLQRGYTAKELNVSYINEKKYRLQNQVDRMKEKVRTVEEKSKHFVYRVEEKSHDLIQKWEEKSREFIGNFLELFGPDGTWKQVFQERSGRMLSYALSPRESPCNSPPRELSPLRSPSPPSPPARWHNARPSPPTSPKGASASISSMSEGDEDEK
- the LOC116037948 gene encoding choline-phosphate cytidylyltransferase B isoform X4; translation: MEELEHTCPHPRTTLTKPAIFARETSCDCRAPHEKLTIAQARRGTPVDRPVRVYADGIFDLFHSGHARALMQAKNLFPNTYLIVGVCSDELTHKYKGFTVMTEIERYEALRHCRYVDEVLRDAPWTLTPEFLEKHKIDFVAHDDIPYSSAGSEDVYKHIKEAGMFVPTQRTEGISTSDLITRIVRDYDVYARRNLQRGYTAKELNVSYINEKKYRLQNQVDRMKEKVRTVEEKSKHFVYRVEEKSHDLIQKWEEKSREFIGNFLELFGPDGTWKQVFQERSGRMLSYALSPRESPCNSPPRELSPLRSPSPPSPPARWHNARPSPPTSPKGASASISSMSEGDEDEK
- the LOC116037948 gene encoding choline-phosphate cytidylyltransferase B isoform X3 → MEELEHTCPHPRTVGHLKCTLTKPAIFARETSCDCRAPHEKLTIAQARRGTPVDRPVRVYADGIFDLFHSGHARALMQAKNLFPNTYLIVGVCSDELTHKYKGFTVMTEIERYEALRHCRYVDEVLRDAPWTLTPEFLEKHKIDFVAHDDIPYSSAGSEDVYKHIKEAGMFVPTQRTEGISTSDLITRIVRDYDVYARRNLQRGYTAKELNVSYINEKKYRLQNQVDRMKEKVRTVEEKSKHFVYRVEEKSHDLIQKWEEKSREFIGNFLELFGPDGTWKQVFQERSGRMLSYALSPRESPCNSPPRELSPLRSPSPPSPPARWHNARPSPPTSPKGASASISSMSEGDEDEK